The Microbacterium sp. W4I20 genome segment CCGGGCTCCTATGCCGTCAGCCGCCTGGCGTTCTTCGGTCGTCGTCAGGTCTCGGCGCTCTTCCTCGCGGTGTACTTCTTCCCGGCGATCCTGCTGGCCGTGCCGCTCTTCGTGTTCTTCACGCAGATCGGGCTCCGCGGCTCGCTCGTCGGCCTGCTCCTGGTCTACGTCTCCCAGGTGGCCGCGGTGTCGATCTACACGCTCCGCAACTACTTCGCGACGATCCCGGTGTCGCTGGAGGAGGCGGCGGCGCTCGACGGCGCCAGCCGGTTCCAGATCATGCGCAAGGTCAGCATCCCGCTCGCGATGCCGGCGATCGTGTCGAACGGCCTGTTCATCTTCATGATCGCGTGGAACGAGTTCCTGTTCGCGCTGCTGTTCCTCATCGAGAAGCGGGACTCGTGGACGGTGTCGCTCGGGCTCTCGCAGCTCTCCGGCAGCATCGAGGTGCCGACGACCGTGCTCATGGCCGGCTCCGTCATCCTGACCCTGCCCATCATCCTGCTCTTCTTCGCATCGGAGCGGCTCCTCGTCGGGGGCCTCACCGCCGGTGCCGAGAAGGGCTGACCCCCCACCGACCCCGAAAGGAAGGCACACGCTCGTGCCCCACGTCGTGCAGTTCTCCGCCGTCCGCGAGGTGGAGCTCGTCGAGATCGAGGCGCAGCCTCTGACACCCGGCAGCGTCCGCATCTCCACCTGGTACTCCGGCATCTCCGCCGGCACCGAGTTGACCGCCTTCCGCGGCACCAACCCGTACCTGACCTCGACGTGGGATGCCGAGCGGCGGCTGTTCGTGCCGGGGGAGCCGAGCTTCGGCTACCCGGTCAGCGGCTGGGGCTACTCCGAGGTCGGCCAGGTCACGGAGGTCGCCGATGACGTGACCGATGTGCAGGTCGGCGATGTCGTGCACGGCATCTGGGGTCACCGCAGCGATGCCGTCGTGTCGGCGGCCGCAGTCGCGGGACGTATCGTTCCGGACGGCGTCGATCCCGTGCTCGGCACCTTCGCCCGCGTCGGCGCCATCGCGCTGAACGGGGTGCTCGCGGCCGATGTGCGCCTCGGCGAGCAGGTCGCGGTCTTCGGGCAGGGCGTGATCGGCCTGCTGGCCACGCGCCTCGCGACGCTGTCGGGCGGCCGGGTGCTCGCGGTCGACACCCTCGCGACGCGGCTCGCGATGGCGACGGCCTTCGGCGCGGTCCACGCGGTGGATGCTCTGCGCCCGGGGGGCGCGGGAGAGATGATCCGCGAGCTCACCGGCGGCGGGGCCGACAGCGCGATCGAGCTGTCGGGCACCGACCGGGCGCTGCACGAAGCCATCCGTTGCGTCGTGACCGAAGGGCTCGTCGCGGCATCCGGCTTCTATCAGGGCGGAGCATCGAACCTGCGTCTCGGCGAGGAATTCCACCACAACCGCGTGCGGATCGTCGCCAGCCAGATCTCGGGCGTGCCCGTCTCGCTCGGCGGCCGCTGGAACCAGGCCCGCCTGGTGCGCACCGTGATGGGTCTCATCTTCGCGGGGGAGGTGGATGCCGGAGCACTGGTGTCTGACATCGTGTCCGCGACCGACGTGGCCGGAGTCTTCGAGCGGCTGGACGCCGGTGACCCCGAGATCCTGCAGGCCGTGCTGCGCTTCGACGCGGCGCCGGAGCGGGTGCAGTGAACTCGGTGATTCCGGACGGGGACGTCCCCGCCTATCGGCCGACCTTCCCGGAGCATCGTCTCGGTGTCGGGATCGTCGGAGCGGGCGCCATCGCGCGCTCGGCGCACCTGCCCGCCTACCGGGAATGGGACGTGCCGGTCGTCGCCGTCACATCACGCACGGTTGCGGATGCGCAGGCGCTCGCCGCGGACTTCGGCATCGCGACCGTGCACGAGTCCCTTGAGTCCCTGCTCGCCGACCCGCGCGTCGAGGTGGTCGACCTGGCCACCGGGCCCGCCGGTCGTGTCGAACTGATCGCCGCCGCGGTCGCCGCGGGCAAGCACGTGCTCGCGCAGAAGCCGCTGGTCAGCGCGATGCGGCCGAGCTGCCGCGGCTGGCCGAGGTGCTCGAGGAGGCTCGCGCGAAGGGGCTCCGCGTCGCGGTCAACCAGAACGCGCGGTGGGCTCCGGCCTGGCGGCTCGCGACCCTGCTGATCCGCGAGGGGCGCATCGGCGACGTCGTCGGCGTCACACACCTGCATGACAAGCCGCTGCCTCCGCTGGTCGGCACTCCGTTCGACGACGTGCCGCACATGCTGCTGAACGACTACCTCGTGCACTGGATCGACATCACCCGGTGCTGGCTCGAGGGCTCGACGGTCGTGGCCGTCGCGGCATCCGATCATCGGGTTCCC includes the following:
- a CDS encoding carbohydrate ABC transporter permease translates to MSAQTTTVRSTTRAPRRGMTRDSFENGLFRILRPIVIVLLLLVAVVPFYYMVLLSFRSLDSLVQNPGALWITIQELDFSTYLKVLAPVDAGGQGFIVFMRNSLLVALATVVLTLAVSIPGSYAVSRLAFFGRRQVSALFLAVYFFPAILLAVPLFVFFTQIGLRGSLVGLLLVYVSQVAAVSIYTLRNYFATIPVSLEEAAALDGASRFQIMRKVSIPLAMPAIVSNGLFIFMIAWNEFLFALLFLIEKRDSWTVSLGLSQLSGSIEVPTTVLMAGSVILTLPIILLFFASERLLVGGLTAGAEKG
- a CDS encoding zinc-binding alcohol dehydrogenase: MPHVVQFSAVREVELVEIEAQPLTPGSVRISTWYSGISAGTELTAFRGTNPYLTSTWDAERRLFVPGEPSFGYPVSGWGYSEVGQVTEVADDVTDVQVGDVVHGIWGHRSDAVVSAAAVAGRIVPDGVDPVLGTFARVGAIALNGVLAADVRLGEQVAVFGQGVIGLLATRLATLSGGRVLAVDTLATRLAMATAFGAVHAVDALRPGGAGEMIRELTGGGADSAIELSGTDRALHEAIRCVVTEGLVAASGFYQGGASNLRLGEEFHHNRVRIVASQISGVPVSLGGRWNQARLVRTVMGLIFAGEVDAGALVSDIVSATDVAGVFERLDAGDPEILQAVLRFDAAPERVQ
- a CDS encoding Gfo/Idh/MocA family protein, whose translation is MNSVIPDGDVPAYRPTFPEHRLGVGIVGAGAIARSAHLPAYREWDVPVVAVTSRTVADAQALAADFGIATVHESLESLLADPRVEVVDLATGPAGRVELIAAAVAAGKHVLAQKPLVSAMRPSCRGWPRCSRRLARRGSASRSTRTRGGLRPGGSRPC